The genomic DNA TAGGTTTTACAGGAACTCCAATTGAAAAAACAGACAGAAACACACCGGCAGTTTTCGGTAATTATATAGACGTTTACGATATTGCTCAGGCAGTAGAAGATGGTATGACTGTAAAAATTTATTACGAAAGCAGATTGGCTGAAATATCTCTTAGTGAAGAAGGAAAAAAGCTTGTTGCTGAATTGGATGATGAGCTGAAAAAAGACGAAATTGCAGAAACTCAAAGAACTAAGGCAAAATGGGTACAATTAGAAGCATTGATTGGAAGTAAAGAACGAATAAAGCGAATTGCAAAGGACATAGTTAATCATTTTGAACAGAGGCAAGAAGTGTTTGAAGGCAAAGGAATGATCGTTGTTATGTCAAGGAGAATTGCCGCCGACCTATATGATGAGATAATCAAAATAAGGCCTCAATGGCATAGCGATGATCTGAAAAAAGGAGTCATCAAAGTGGTAATGACTTCTTCTTCCTCTGACGGTCCGAAAATCTCAAAACACCATACCACCAAAGAACAGAGGCGGATTCTTGCAGATAGGATGAAGGATCCGGAAGATGAACTGAAATTGGTAATTGTTCGTGATATGTGGCTTACAGGTTTTGATGTTCCCTGTTTGCATACGATGTACATCGATAAACCCATGAGAGGTCATACACTTATGCAAGCAATTGCAAGAGTAAATCGTGTTTACAAAGATAAGCCAGGAGGTTTAATCGTTGATTACCTTGGAATCGCATCTGATTTGAAAGAAGCATTATCGTTTTATTCAAATAGTGGGGGAAGAGGAGAACCAGCACTTCTTCAAGAGGAAGCTGTCAAACTAATGCAAGAAAAATTAGAAGTTGTTTCTCAGATGTTTCATGGCTTTTCTTATGAAAAGTATTTTGAAGCGAATACCTCGAAAAAATTATCAATAATTCTTGAAGCTGAGGAGCATATATTAAGTCTTGAAAACGGCCGAAAGAGATATATAGATGAGGTAACCGCCTTATCAAAGGCATTTGCCATTGCTATACCTCACAAAGAAGCATTAAAAGCAAAAGATGAAATTGCATTCTTTCAAGCTGTCAAATCTAGGCTAACAAAATTCGATAGTACGACTACTGGTAAAACAAATGAAGAGATTGAAACTGCGATAAGACAAGTTATCGATAAAGCGTTAGTAACAAATCAAGTGATAGATGTTTTTGATGCAGCAGGAATTAAAAAACCAGATATTTCCATTCTTTCCGAAGAATTCCTTTTGGAAGTCAAGAACATGGAACACAAAAACATTGCTTTGGAAGTCCTAAAAAAATTGCTCAATGATGAAATAAAATCAAGGACTAAAAAAAATCTTGTACAAAGTAAGTCTCTAATGGAAATGCTTGAAAATTCAATCAAAAGATATCGCAGTAAAATTTTAACTGCTGCAGAAGTCATAGAAGAACTAATTGATCTTGCCAAAGAGATTAAAAAGCTAGACAAAGAGCCAGAAAAAATGCAATTATCGGAATACGAGTATGGTTTTTACACCGCTGTTGCAAACAACGAAAGTGCAAGAGAACTAATGGGCAAAGATAGATTGCGAGAATTAGCGGTGGTTTTATTCAAACGAGTTAGAGAAAATGCATCTATTGATTGGACAATCAAAGAAAGTGTGAGGGCAAAATTAAGAGTAATAGTTAAACGAACTTTGAGACAATACGGTTATCCTCCAGATATGCAGAAGCTTGCAACGGAAACAGTTCTAAAACAAGCCGAATTGATTGCTGATGAACTAACATCATGACCAATAAAAAACTGAAAGAGCTTAAATCCATGGCTAAAAAATACCATGATTGGGAAAAACAAAACAAGAACAAAGCAAAAACATTTGATGACTTCATAAAAGGTGAAGAACGAAATCCACTTGAAGATTTTATCGTTGAAGTTTCAAACGAAAGAATAGCTCAAGGAATGAGTCAAGCGGATCTTGCCAAAAAAATGAAAACCACGCAGTCCGTTATATCTCGTTTTGAAAACATGGGAAGGAAACCAAGTTTTGAATTCATGCAAAAGCTTGCAGAAGCTCTCGGCGGAAAGATTGGAATAACGATTCATGACGATTACACCATCACCGTTCCCAAAGAATACAGAGAAACCATTGACAAATTGAGTAAAAAATCTGGAAAATCACCAAAAGCATTCTTGCAAGAACTCCTGATAAACGCCTTAGAAAAAACCAACACTCGGAGAAAAGGAAAAGTGAAAGCCTGAATATTTGAGGTATCCGTTTTTGACAAAAGGAGCATCTAATTCTTAAATAAAGAGGTTTGGAATAACCAGTAATATCAACAACTTTGTGGCATCAAAGGGCGGCTTACCACAATTAAGCTTAACGATTTAGTAAGTAGAGAAATTACAAAAAACATGGCACCACTGGACGAGACATACATTATACATTTTAATTCATCGAAGGAGCAGAAGGCGTAACAAAGGCGCATTAAAAGCGCAAAAAGCTGGAAAACCACCAATGAAGCGCTGCTTTTGCCAAAGAGGACAAAAGTGCTCTTTGATTTGCGTTAATCAAAGCTAACACAAAAATCTTTGTGTTAACTAAAATTGGAAATAGTTAACGCAAGAAAATATATAAGCTGTTGATTTATATTATCATATATGATAATATAGAATGGTTGGGAGACATCGATGGAGTTATTTTTGTGGAAGGGATATAAAGTTTACTTTTACGATGAAGACAATGGAACAAATTACGTGGAGGAGTTTCTTGATATATTATGGTGTTGACAAAGAAAACAGAAAAATCGTTTTTTTAAGCGCTCACTTCAAGAAAGATAGAAAAGGACAGGAAAGAGAACTAAGAACTGTAAGTCAAAGATGGAAAAGGTACAAACAAGGGAGTGGGAAGAATGAAAAGTTTTGAAGATGTGAAAAAGCGTCTCATGAAAAACAAAGAATTTGCCGATGCGTATAGAAGAAACAAACCTCTGGCAGATTTTATAGATGAAATGCTTTCTTTAAGGGCTAAAAAAGGTTGGACACAAAAGGATTTAGCAGATAGACTCGGCATGAAAGTTCCAAACATATCTCGCATAGAAGCTGGAAAGCAAAACATTACTTTCTCAACTATGCAAAAAATAAGCGAGGCGTTAAATGGAAAGCTCTTAATCACTTTGAGAAAAGAAGACTTTGTAGAGCTTTCACCTACTACAAAAAAGATCATGAAAAAGATTGTAAAGGCAGAGAAAAAATCACCCGCGGAGATTTTAGAAGAAGCACTTAAGGCTTACGAATCAGACAAATCGTTAACCCATTGAATTCTATCCATGAAAATCCACATTTTAAAAGTTGGCAAATAGTTGGCGATTGGTTGGCGAATACATACTGACAAACATATCGGACATTTATCAGACATTTTTCGGACATGGTGTGAAATTCTAAATAAAAAAAGGAGAAAACCATGGCTTTGAACAGGGCAAACGAAACGTTGAAAGAAAACGCGACGCCACAAGAGCTTGTAGAACTTTCTTATGTGGATATATTGGCTTCCATTGCGAGCGCTTTCATAAAATACCGTTCTAAATACAATCTGACACAAAAAATGCTCGCTGACAAATTGGGAATTTCACAGGTTATGATCTCGAGAATAAAAATGGGGAATGGAATCTATCCATGAAGAAGTTGGTCGAATATGCCAAGAAGTTGGGTGGATATGTAGATGTTCAAGTTAAACTCCCTGGTGTAGAACTAACAAAATCTACCAGATAATAGCCGCACTGAAAAACACGTGTTGTGATCGTGAAAAACAAAAAACGCTCTTAATTTAATTTTGATAACAGTTGCCAAAACCCAAAGATTTTGGAAAGAAAAGCGTTACTCGAAACCCGATAATAGCCGACTTGTTACACCGCGCCGGCTACATTGAAAAAATGGGAACTGGACTAATGAGAATGAGAAAGGCAATGAAAGAAGCAGGGCTTGAGGAGCCCCTCTTTGAATACGATGGATTTTTCACGGTTACGTTTAAAAGGCCAGTTTTAAAGAGAATAAGCCATGAATGGGAAATAGACGAAATACTCATTCGTGAGGGAGTAAATGAGGGAGTAAATGAGGGAGTAAAAAAACGACTTGAAAATGAAATTATGTACATCTACGATAAAGGATACATCAAACGGAAGATATGGAAAAAGTTTTCGACATCTCTACAGCGACGGCAGAAAGAGATTTAAAGCTTCTAAAAAAGATCGATTTCGTGCGCTTTGAAGGTGCCCCAAAAACTGGTAGGTACGTTTTGAGTGAAAAAGCAAAGGAGATTTTAGAAAAAAATAACACTTAAAACCGAATTTGCCTCGTAAATCAAGAAAGGATACTCAAGAGAGCCACATTCCAAATTGAAAAGTCTGCCCCCGCTTGCGGGGGAAGTGGCAGCAGAGCTGCCGAAGGGGGAAAAATCCGCATTTCAAAAATTGGAGGAATTTATGGTCCTTATTGTTGGTGACATAAACGTTGATTTTCTCGTTAGAATACCCCGTTTCCCGGAATACGATGATGACGTTCAAATAGAATCTTTAAAGCTTGAAGGCGGAGGTTTTGCTTCAAATACCGCTTACGCTTTGAAAAAACTCGGCACAGATACGATGCTAGCAGGATGCGTTGGCAACGATCAAAATGGAATTGTCGCTCTTAAACCTTTAAATGAGATCGGCGTGGACACATCGAAAGTGGCGGTGAAAGAAGGCAAAACGGGAATTTGCTTCAGCATGATAGATAAGACCGGTGTCAGGCGGCTGATGACTTATCCAGGTGTGAATTTTTCGTTTGAGTTTTCGGATATTCCACAGAATGTTATCGATAAGGCGAAATGGGTTCATGTTGCCGGTATGAGGTCCGATGTTGCTTTCAAAATCATTTTAAATTCAAAAAAAGTCAGCTGGGATCCGGGAAAGATTCTTTTGGAATCGGATATCAACATTCCCGAAGAAGTGATTCACAACGTTGATTACTTAATTCTCAACAAAGTAGAATGGCAGATCTTTAACGAAAGAGATAAAAAAAGTGTTTCCAAATTCAACGACATCATTGTAAAAAAGGGGAAAGAAGGCGTTGAGTGTTACAGACATGGGGAAAAGCTTTTTGACATCCCGGCTTTTGAGGCAGAAGCGATCGACTCAACCGGTGCTGGAGATGTTTTTAACGCCGCTTTTATCCATGCGATGACCACAGAAAGGAGAGATTTCAAATCTTCATTGTTTTTTGCCACGGCGGCCGGAGCTTTTTCGGTCACCAAATTCGGGGCGAGAAGTGGGGCCCCTTCTGTAGAAGATGTCTTGAAAGTGTTAAAAAACGCTTATTGACAGCCAAGCTAACGATCAGAATCTTTTTGTGGAGTCCTATCAACGCTAACTGAAAAATTTTATCGTGCTTAATACAACCGCTATGAAAAGGACGTATCTTACCCATTTTGCTCCTTTTAAAATGGCAAATCGAGTGCCGAAAACTGCACCTGTTATGTTACCTACTGCAAGTGTTAAGCCGGCGATCCAATTAACTTTTCCATTCATCACGAAGATGATCAACGACGCCACCGTGTAAAGAGCAATGATTGTAACCTTGGCGGCGTTTGTTTTTATTATGTCCATTCCCTCGGCAAGCACTAACGAAAGTATGAAAAGAAAGCCAACGCCAGCTTGAATGAAGCCACCGTAAATTCCCACTCCAAAGAAGATGAAATAAGAAAGCCAACGCATATTTTTTGGAAGCCCTATGCCCTTTTCCCACACTTTTGGTTTCCAAACAAGAAAAATTGCAAGGAAAATGAAAAAGAAGCCTATGATTCTTTTGAAAAGTTC from Mesoaciditoga lauensis cd-1655R = DSM 25116 includes the following:
- a CDS encoding type I restriction endonuclease subunit R codes for the protein MNKITESEIENFTIELLKNLGYQHLYGPDIAPDNDRPERESFEEVLLLERLRKAVNRINSTIPQDAREDAIKQIQHLNSPDLIANNEAFHKMLTEGIKVTYRKDAINRGDLIWLIDFKNPENNDFLVVNQFTVIENNVNKRPDVILFVNGLPLVVMELKNPADENATLRSAYRQLQTYKQAIPSLFTYNEILVISDGLEAKAGSLSAGFDRFMAWKSIDGKIEASHLVSQLETLIKGMLNQETVLDLVRHFIVFDKSKKEDRKTGQISIHTVKKLAAYHQYYAVNKAVESTLRAVGINNEEEYMVKEEPAVYGLKDVKEQPVGDKKAGVIWHTQGSGKSLSMVFFTGKIVLMLNNPTIVVITDRNDLDDQLFDTFASSKQILRQEPIQAENREHLKELLKVASGGIVFTTIQKFQPEEGNVYDQLSDRRNIIVIADEAHRTQYGFKAKIDKETGEIKYGFAKYIRDALPNATYIGFTGTPIEKTDRNTPAVFGNYIDVYDIAQAVEDGMTVKIYYESRLAEISLSEEGKKLVAELDDELKKDEIAETQRTKAKWVQLEALIGSKERIKRIAKDIVNHFEQRQEVFEGKGMIVVMSRRIAADLYDEIIKIRPQWHSDDLKKGVIKVVMTSSSSDGPKISKHHTTKEQRRILADRMKDPEDELKLVIVRDMWLTGFDVPCLHTMYIDKPMRGHTLMQAIARVNRVYKDKPGGLIVDYLGIASDLKEALSFYSNSGGRGEPALLQEEAVKLMQEKLEVVSQMFHGFSYEKYFEANTSKKLSIILEAEEHILSLENGRKRYIDEVTALSKAFAIAIPHKEALKAKDEIAFFQAVKSRLTKFDSTTTGKTNEEIETAIRQVIDKALVTNQVIDVFDAAGIKKPDISILSEEFLLEVKNMEHKNIALEVLKKLLNDEIKSRTKKNLVQSKSLMEMLENSIKRYRSKILTAAEVIEELIDLAKEIKKLDKEPEKMQLSEYEYGFYTAVANNESARELMGKDRLRELAVVLFKRVRENASIDWTIKESVRAKLRVIVKRTLRQYGYPPDMQKLATETVLKQAELIADELTS
- a CDS encoding helix-turn-helix domain-containing protein — its product is MTNKKLKELKSMAKKYHDWEKQNKNKAKTFDDFIKGEERNPLEDFIVEVSNERIAQGMSQADLAKKMKTTQSVISRFENMGRKPSFEFMQKLAEALGGKIGITIHDDYTITVPKEYRETIDKLSKKSGKSPKAFLQELLINALEKTNTRRKGKVKA
- a CDS encoding helix-turn-helix domain-containing protein; this translates as MKSFEDVKKRLMKNKEFADAYRRNKPLADFIDEMLSLRAKKGWTQKDLADRLGMKVPNISRIEAGKQNITFSTMQKISEALNGKLLITLRKEDFVELSPTTKKIMKKIVKAEKKSPAEILEEALKAYESDKSLTH
- a CDS encoding helix-turn-helix domain-containing protein, which gives rise to MALNRANETLKENATPQELVELSYVDILASIASAFIKYRSKYNLTQKMLADKLGISQVMISRIKMGNGIYP
- a CDS encoding ATP-binding protein codes for the protein MPKPKDFGKKSVTRNPIIADLLHRAGYIEKMGTGLMRMRKAMKEAGLEEPLFEYDGFFTVTFKRPVLKRISHEWEIDEILIREGVNEGVNEGVKKRLENEIMYIYDKGYIKRKIWKKFSTSLQRRQKEI
- a CDS encoding carbohydrate kinase family protein, which codes for MVLIVGDINVDFLVRIPRFPEYDDDVQIESLKLEGGGFASNTAYALKKLGTDTMLAGCVGNDQNGIVALKPLNEIGVDTSKVAVKEGKTGICFSMIDKTGVRRLMTYPGVNFSFEFSDIPQNVIDKAKWVHVAGMRSDVAFKIILNSKKVSWDPGKILLESDINIPEEVIHNVDYLILNKVEWQIFNERDKKSVSKFNDIIVKKGKEGVECYRHGEKLFDIPAFEAEAIDSTGAGDVFNAAFIHAMTTERRDFKSSLFFATAAGAFSVTKFGARSGAPSVEDVLKVLKNAY
- a CDS encoding sulfite exporter TauE/SafE family protein, which translates into the protein MHYLLYLAVYGVGVIAGFMNVLAGGGSMLTLPMLAVLGLDVGVANGTNRVAILLQNIVAAQQFKKKKVNVIKRSLILAIPATLGAIVGSLIAVQMNEELFKRIIGFFFIFLAIFLVWKPKVWEKGIGLPKNMRWLSYFIFFGVGIYGGFIQAGVGFLFILSLVLAEGMDIIKTNAAKVTIIALYTVASLIIFVMNGKVNWIAGLTLAVGNITGAVFGTRFAILKGAKWVRYVLFIAVVLSTIKFFS